In a genomic window of Chrysemys picta bellii isolate R12L10 chromosome 1, ASM1138683v2, whole genome shotgun sequence:
- the LOC112060903 gene encoding olfactory receptor 51G2-like has translation MSAVNDTNFKFAVFLLTGIPGQEDVYLWISIPFCMMYVISIVGNSVILFIIKIDPSLHEPMYIFLSMLAITDLALSISTIPTILGIFLFNIREISLNACFAQLFFIHSLQCIESSVLLLMAFDRFTAICNPLRYASILTLTRISKMGLVCVLRGVAVIFPLPILLKRFQYCRANVLSHSYCLHQEVMKMACADITDNSIYGLSVAFFTTWLDSLLIFLSYVMILKTVLSIASNTECLRALNTCVSHLCAVLLFYIPEFGLSLVHRFGNSSSPLLQILLGYIYLLVPPLMNPIVYSVKSKHLRARIIKVFVK, from the coding sequence atgtcagctgtcaatgacaccaacTTCAAATTTGCAGTGTTCCTTCTCACtgggatacctgggcaggaagaCGTCTATCTGTggatctctatccccttctgcATGATGTATGTTATTTCAATagtaggaaattcagtcattctgttcattataaaaatagatccaagcctccatgagcccatgtacatttttCTTTCCATGTTGGCCATCACAGACCTTGCCTTATCTATATCCACCATACCAACGATACTGGGCATATTCTTGTTTAATATTAGGGAGATCAGCCTCAATGCCTGTTTtgcccagctgttcttcatccactcACTTCAGTGCATTGAATCCTCCGTGCtcttgttgatggcctttgaccgcttcactgcaatctgtaacccactgagatatgcttccatcttaacccTGACAAGAATATCCAAGATGGGATTGGTGTGTGTGCTAAGAGGGGTGGCTGTAATATTCCCACTCCCCATTCTCCTGAAACGGTTCCAATACTGTCGagccaatgtcctctcccattcctactgtCTGCACCAGGAGGTCATGAAAATGGCTTGTGCGGACATCACAGACAACAGCATCTATGGCTTATCTGTTGCATTCTTTACAACATGGTTGGACTCGctgctcatcttcctctcttatgtgatgatcctcaaaacagtgctgagcatcGCATCCAATACAGAGTGCCTGAGGGCCTTGAACACCTGCGTCTCTCACCTCTGCGCTGTCCTTCTCTTCTACATACCAGAGTTCGGCTTGTCTCTGGTACATAGATTTGGGAATAGCTCTTCTCCCTTACTTCAGATTCTCCTGGGCTACATCTACCTGCTGGTTCCGCCCCTGATGAACCCAATTGTGTACAGCGTGAAAAGTAAACACCTTCGTGCGAGGATAATCAAGGTGTTTGTGAAATGA
- the LOC101953689 gene encoding olfactory receptor 51G2-like, which translates to MSAVNNTKFNSAVFLLTGIPGQEEIHLWISIPFCLTYVISILGNSVILFIIKTDPSLHEPMYIFLSMLAITDLGLSIATMSTTLGIFLFNSREISFNACFVQLFFIHSLQCTESSVLLLMAFDRFIAIHDPLKYASILNPQRIHKMGLVFVLKGVAIIFPLPFLLKRFQYCQTNVLSHSYCLHQEVMKMACSDITVNSIYGLSVALLTVGLDLLLIFLSYVMILKTVLSIASNAECLRALNTCVSHLCAVLLFYTPMIGLSVVHRFGKGSSPLIQILLGYIYLLAPPLINPIVYSVKSKHLRARIIRVFIK; encoded by the coding sequence ATGTCAGCTGTCAATAACACCAAATTCAATTctgcagtgttccttctcacCGGGATACCTGGTCAGGAAGAAATCCatctctggatctccatccccttctgcttaACATATGTTATTTCGATATTAGGAAATTCAGTCATcctgttcattataaaaacagatccaagcctccatgagcccatgtacattttcctttccatgttggccatCACAGACCTTGGTTTATCGATTGCCACCATGTCGACAACACTGGGTATTTTCTTGTTTAACTCTAGGGAGATCAGCTTCAATGCCTGTTTTGtgcagctgttcttcatccactcGCTTCAGTGCACTGAATCCTCTGTGCTATTattgatggcctttgaccgcttcatCGCGATCCATGACCCGCTGAAATATGCTTCCATCTTAAACCCACAGAGAATACACAAGATGGGACTGGTGTTTGTGCTGAAAGGGGTGGCAATAATATtcccactcccctttctcctgaaaCGGTTCCAATACTGTCAAACaaatgtcctctcccattcctactgcctgcACCAGGAGGTCATGAAGATGGCTTGCTCGGATATCACAGTCAACAGCATCTATGGTTTGTCTGTTGCACTCTTAACGGTGGGGTTGGACTTGCTGCTCATCTTCCTATCTTATGTTatgatcctcaaaacagtgctgagcatcGCGTCCAATGCTGAGTGCctcagggccctgaacacctgcgtTTCCCACCTCTGCGCCGTCCTGCTCTTCTATACGCCAATGATCGGCCTGTCTGTGGTACACAGATTTGGAAAGGGCTCTTCTCCCTTAATTCAGATTCTTCTGGGTTACATCTACCTGCTGGCCCCACCCCTGATTAACCCAATTGTGTACAGTGTGAAAAGCAAACATCTTCGTGCGAGGATAATCAGGGTGTTCATCAAGTGA
- the LOC101930805 gene encoding olfactory receptor 51G2-like, with product MSAVNDTKFKSAVFLLTGIPGQEDVHLWLSILFCFIYVISILGNSVILFIIKTDLSLHEPMYIFLSMLAVTDLGLSIVTIPTILGIFLFNSREISFDACLAQLFFIHSLQFIESSVLLLMAFDRFVAICSPLRYASILTLQKIAKMGLVCVLRGLAVVFPVPFLLKRFQYCRANILSHSYCLHQDVIKMACSDITFNSIYGLAVTLLTVGLDSLLIFFSYVMILKTVLSIASSVECLRALNTCVSHLCAVLLFYTPEIGLSVLHRFGKGSFPLLQILLGYIYLLVPPLINPIVYSVKSKHLRERIIRAFIK from the coding sequence atgtcagctgtcaatgacaccaaattCAAATCTGCAGTGTTCCTGCTCAccgggatacctgggcaggaagaCGTTCATCTCTGGCTCTCCATCCTCTTTTGTTTCATATATGTTATTTCAATAttaggaaattcagtcattctgttcattattAAAACAGATctaagcctccatgagcccatgtacattttcctttccatgttggctGTCACGGACCTTGGCTTATCGATAGTCACAATACCAACGATCCTGGGGATATTCTTGTTTAACTCTAGGGAGATAAGCTTTGATGCCTGTTTagcccagctgttcttcatccactcGCTTCAATTCATTGAATCCTCCGTGCTCTTGCTCATGGCCTTTGACCGCTTCGTCGCTATATGTAGCCCGctgagatatgcttccatcttaacccTGCAGAAAATAGCCAAGATGGGACTGGTGTGTGTGCTAAGAGGGTTGGCTGTAGTATTCCCAGTCCCCTTTCTTCTAAAACGGTTCCAATATTGTCGAGCCAATatcctctcccattcctactgcctgcACCAGGACGTTATTAAGATGGCTTGTTCGGACATCACATTCAATAGCATCTATGGCTTGGCTGTTACACTCTTAACAGTGGGTTTGGACTCGCTTCTCATCTTCttctcttatgtgatgatcctcaaaacagtgctgagcatcGCGTCCTCCGTGGAGTGCCTCAGAGCCTTGAACACTTGTGTCTCCCACCTCTGCGCCGTCCTGCTCTTCTACACTCCAGAAATTGGCTTGTCTGTGTTACACAGATTTGGGAAGGGCTCTTTTCCCTTGCTTCAGATTCTCCTGGGCTACATTTACTTGCTGGTCCCGCCTCTGATTAATCCAATCGTATACagcgtgaaaagcaaacaccttcgtgaGAGGATAATCAGGGCGTTCATCAAGTGA